From Campylobacteraceae bacterium, one genomic window encodes:
- a CDS encoding FAD-binding oxidoreductase, with amino-acid sequence MLDKTYQEFQNRILKKINKKNIFTDKIHTLVYGTDASFYRLIPKIVVLANNANEVQFLIKEAYALNLAMTFRGGGTSLSGQALSDSILIMTSRDFTKFSLSKDKSYIALEPALTGEQVNNILKFHGKKIGPDPASINAAMIGGIAANNASGMCCGIEQNSYQTLKSLKLIMADGQRLDTKDQTSKENFLRNNLSFMQALEKLSNDTKNDEELHKLIKRKYKIKNTCGYSLNALIDFDDVFDILAHLIIGSEGTLAFIEEITYYTVEDYKYKASSLIFFPNIKDACKAVTKLKHEKDKKNIIVDAVELMDNKALKSVQNNKGMPSYLKDFADEVTALLIETRAPIKENLNKQIDNIILCLEEFETIREVEFTDKIEEYSLFWKIRKGLFPAVGAVRELGTTVIIEDVAYPIEHLAEGCMELQELFKKHGYKEALIFGHALEGNFHFVFTQDFSIKEEVERYDAFMNDVTFSVAVTYQGSLKAEHGTGRNMASFIELEWGKTAHQTMKKIKKIFDPKTLLNPGVIINDDPKAHLKNLKLLPATNDLVDKCIECGFCEPMCPSNSITFTPRHRIVANREISRLEDIGEIEEANKLKDAYVYDGLDTCATCSLCSTVCPVDIDTGALTKYLRAERITPLQDKIASSIANNFSTTLNIMKVGLSSSNALHSLIGTTFMKGFTSTLRAGIKSPKWSPNLPGTTSINKDFKIKNSDNKVIYFPSCISRTMGLSANSNEDKSLYETTVALLEKANYEIILPKNIENLCCGMPFSSKGYNKQAKMKSSQLEEHLFELSQEGEIPILCDTSPCTKKMLESFKRNLKIYEPIDFTLEVLSKHLTFSPIDDAIAIHTTCSSRKMGLHESFIKLAKMCSHDVTIPPDVKCCGFAGDRGFDFPELNEAALRTLKPSLKKDIKYAFSTSKTCEIGLSEYSGIDYNSILYLVNKCTTARV; translated from the coding sequence ATGTTAGATAAAACATATCAAGAATTCCAAAATAGAATTCTTAAAAAAATTAATAAAAAAAACATATTCACAGATAAAATTCATACTCTTGTTTATGGCACTGATGCCTCATTTTATAGGTTAATTCCAAAGATTGTAGTTCTTGCAAATAATGCCAATGAAGTACAGTTTTTAATAAAAGAAGCTTATGCTTTAAATTTAGCAATGACCTTTAGAGGAGGGGGAACTTCTTTATCTGGGCAAGCACTTAGTGATTCTATTTTAATAATGACTTCAAGAGATTTTACAAAATTCTCTCTCTCAAAAGACAAATCATACATCGCTTTGGAACCAGCGTTAACAGGGGAGCAAGTAAATAATATACTTAAATTTCATGGCAAAAAAATAGGCCCAGACCCTGCTTCGATTAATGCAGCCATGATAGGTGGAATTGCAGCTAATAACGCTTCTGGAATGTGCTGTGGTATTGAACAGAATTCATACCAGACCCTAAAATCACTTAAATTAATTATGGCAGATGGGCAAAGACTTGATACTAAAGACCAAACATCAAAAGAAAACTTTTTACGTAATAATCTTAGTTTTATGCAAGCTTTAGAAAAACTTTCAAATGATACTAAAAATGATGAAGAACTTCATAAACTCATAAAGAGAAAATACAAAATAAAGAATACCTGTGGTTACTCTTTAAATGCGTTAATAGATTTTGATGATGTTTTTGATATTTTGGCACATTTAATCATTGGAAGTGAAGGAACACTTGCATTTATAGAAGAAATTACGTATTACACGGTAGAAGATTATAAATACAAAGCTTCTTCTTTGATATTCTTTCCTAATATTAAAGATGCCTGTAAGGCAGTTACTAAATTAAAACATGAAAAAGACAAGAAAAATATTATTGTTGATGCGGTTGAATTAATGGACAATAAAGCCTTAAAATCGGTTCAAAATAATAAAGGAATGCCTTCGTATTTAAAAGATTTCGCTGATGAAGTAACCGCTTTATTAATAGAAACAAGAGCCCCCATTAAAGAAAATCTAAACAAACAAATTGATAATATCATTCTTTGTTTGGAAGAATTTGAAACCATAAGAGAAGTAGAATTCACGGATAAAATAGAAGAATACTCACTGTTTTGGAAAATAAGAAAAGGTTTATTTCCAGCAGTAGGTGCTGTAAGAGAATTAGGTACAACAGTTATTATTGAAGATGTAGCTTATCCTATTGAACATTTAGCAGAAGGATGCATGGAGTTACAAGAACTTTTCAAAAAACACGGTTATAAAGAAGCTCTCATTTTTGGTCATGCCCTAGAAGGAAATTTTCATTTTGTATTTACTCAGGATTTTTCTATAAAAGAAGAAGTCGAGCGTTACGATGCTTTTATGAATGATGTTACTTTTAGTGTAGCAGTTACTTACCAAGGTTCTTTAAAAGCAGAACATGGGACAGGAAGAAATATGGCTTCTTTTATAGAACTTGAATGGGGTAAAACAGCCCATCAAACTATGAAAAAAATAAAAAAAATATTTGACCCTAAAACACTGTTAAATCCAGGGGTAATCATAAATGATGATCCAAAAGCCCATTTAAAAAATCTCAAACTTCTTCCTGCTACAAATGACTTAGTAGATAAATGTATTGAATGTGGTTTTTGTGAGCCTATGTGCCCTTCTAATTCTATTACTTTTACTCCAAGACACAGAATTGTAGCTAATAGAGAAATATCACGCTTAGAGGATATAGGAGAGATAGAAGAAGCAAATAAATTAAAAGATGCTTATGTATATGATGGTTTAGATACCTGTGCTACTTGTTCTTTGTGTTCTACTGTATGTCCTGTTGATATTGATACGGGGGCATTAACTAAGTATTTAAGAGCAGAAAGAATTACACCTTTACAAGATAAAATTGCAAGCAGTATTGCTAATAATTTTTCAACTACACTTAACATTATGAAAGTAGGGCTTTCTTCATCAAATGCTTTGCATTCACTAATTGGAACAACGTTTATGAAAGGTTTTACTTCTACACTAAGAGCAGGAATAAAAAGTCCCAAGTGGTCACCAAACCTTCCAGGAACTACAAGCATAAATAAAGATTTTAAAATAAAGAATTCAGACAATAAAGTAATATATTTTCCTTCGTGTATTTCTAGAACTATGGGATTAAGTGCAAACTCTAACGAAGATAAATCGTTATATGAAACAACCGTTGCTTTATTAGAAAAAGCAAACTATGAAATAATACTGCCCAAAAATATAGAAAATCTTTGCTGCGGAATGCCTTTTTCTTCAAAAGGATATAACAAACAAGCAAAAATGAAATCTTCTCAATTAGAAGAACATTTATTTGAACTTTCACAAGAGGGAGAAATTCCAATTTTATGCGATACTTCCCCTTGTACTAAAAAAATGCTTGAAAGTTTTAAAAGAAATTTGAAAATATATGAACCCATTGATTTTACGCTAGAAGTATTAAGTAAGCACTTAACATTTAGCCCAATTGATGATGCTATTGCTATTCATACTACGTGTTCCTCAAGAAAAATGGGTTTACATGAGAGTTTTATCAAACTTGCTAAAATGTGCTCACATGATGTGACAATACCCCCTGATGTAAAATGCTGCGGTTTTGCAGGAGATCGAGGTTTTGATTTTCCTGAATTAAATGAGGCTGCATTAAGAACCCTAAAACCATCTTTGAAAAAAGATATTAAATATGCTTTTTCAACATCAAAAACATGTGAAATAGGCCTAAGTGAGTATTCTGGAATCGATTATAATTCTATTTTATACTTAGTAAATAAATGTACTACAGCAAGAGTTTAG
- a CDS encoding TRAP transporter large permease subunit encodes MIGIIMFFTALCMLLIGFPVAFTFGAVSVMFGLIAGIVEIGFDEGLIVGFVEGLAEGVAMFDFMPFRIYSIMQNTILMAIPMFIFMGIVLQKTGLAERLLESMGFLFGEIRGGVAISTVLVGSLLAASTGVVGASVVAMGVISLPVMMKYKYNTELATGTICASGTLGQIIPPSIVLIILGDVFQVPVGDLFAAAIGPGVMLIACYIIYIMIVAYLNPSLAPAIPADPSRGNKKAQIFRALKDIIPSLTLILMVLGSIFAGIATPTESSAVGCLGAILLSLAYKSFSFDMVKVAARESVTITSMVFAILIGATAFSMVFTYTGGEELVEHFMTNLPGDTVWAFVIFTMLAIFILGFFIDFVEISYIIIPILIPISEALGINPVWFAILIAMNLQTSFLTPPFGFSLFYLKGVVPASVKTIQIYKGVLPFIAIQIAVLALLAIYPGFFGVEAFLK; translated from the coding sequence ATGATTGGTATAATTATGTTTTTTACAGCATTATGTATGCTGTTAATTGGTTTTCCAGTTGCTTTTACTTTTGGAGCTGTTTCTGTAATGTTTGGGCTTATTGCTGGAATTGTAGAAATTGGTTTTGATGAAGGTCTTATTGTAGGTTTTGTAGAAGGTCTTGCAGAAGGCGTTGCAATGTTTGATTTTATGCCTTTTAGAATCTACTCCATTATGCAAAATACTATTTTAATGGCCATTCCTATGTTTATTTTTATGGGTATAGTTTTACAAAAAACAGGTTTAGCTGAACGATTATTAGAATCAATGGGCTTTTTGTTTGGAGAAATTAGAGGTGGGGTTGCTATTTCAACTGTACTGGTAGGATCACTTCTTGCAGCATCAACAGGTGTTGTTGGAGCATCAGTTGTAGCTATGGGTGTTATTTCACTTCCTGTTATGATGAAATATAAATACAATACGGAATTAGCAACGGGAACTATTTGTGCTTCAGGAACCTTGGGTCAGATTATTCCGCCTTCTATTGTATTAATTATTTTAGGAGATGTATTTCAAGTTCCTGTTGGTGATTTATTTGCAGCTGCTATTGGACCTGGAGTTATGTTAATAGCATGTTATATTATTTATATCATGATTGTTGCTTATTTAAACCCAAGTTTAGCACCAGCTATTCCTGCTGATCCTAGTAGAGGAAATAAAAAAGCTCAAATATTTAGAGCGTTAAAAGATATTATTCCTTCATTAACATTAATCTTAATGGTTTTAGGTTCTATTTTTGCAGGAATTGCTACTCCTACTGAATCATCTGCGGTTGGATGTTTAGGTGCAATATTATTATCACTTGCATATAAATCATTTTCTTTTGATATGGTAAAAGTAGCAGCCAGAGAATCTGTTACAATTACGTCAATGGTTTTCGCAATTTTGATTGGTGCAACAGCCTTTTCTATGGTATTTACTTATACTGGTGGGGAAGAATTAGTTGAACACTTTATGACAAATCTACCTGGTGATACGGTATGGGCTTTTGTTATTTTCACTATGTTGGCTATTTTTATACTGGGATTTTTTATTGATTTTGTTGAAATTTCATATATTATCATTCCAATTTTAATTCCTATCTCTGAAGCATTAGGAATTAATCCGGTTTGGTTTGCTATTTTAATTGCAATGAATTTACAAACATCCTTTTTAACACCACCTTTTGGCTTCTCCTTATTTTATCTTAAAGGGGTAGTTCCAGCTTCTGTTAAAACAATACAAATTTATAAAGGTGTTTTACCCTTTATTGCTATACAAATAGCTGTTTTAGCACTATTAGCTATCTACCCAGGTTTCTTTGGTGTAGAAGCGTTCTTAAAATAA
- a CDS encoding TRAP transporter small permease subunit: MLLKVEKAFDKFADLIGAVTSMAIVLMIMNVTYDVVMRYFFKTGSIAFQEMEWHLFSVVILLGMSYTLKEDGHVRVDLIYDRLTPKRKAMINMMGVVVFIYPLAILIGLASVPFVVETFVSGEISGDPGGLTHRWIVKALIPLSFLLLLITATGYFIKNFNAYKGLHPLEEHGIKDEIEEMTKSIDKEETK, from the coding sequence ATGTTATTAAAAGTAGAAAAAGCCTTCGATAAATTTGCAGATCTTATTGGAGCAGTTACTTCAATGGCAATAGTGCTTATGATTATGAATGTAACATATGACGTTGTTATGAGGTATTTTTTTAAAACAGGCTCAATTGCTTTCCAAGAAATGGAATGGCATTTGTTTTCAGTGGTTATTTTATTAGGGATGTCTTATACATTAAAAGAAGATGGACATGTAAGAGTAGATTTAATTTATGACAGATTAACTCCTAAGAGAAAAGCCATGATTAATATGATGGGGGTTGTAGTATTTATTTACCCACTTGCTATCTTAATTGGTTTGGCTTCTGTTCCTTTTGTGGTTGAGACTTTTGTTTCAGGAGAAATATCAGGAGATCCAGGGGGACTTACTCACAGATGGATAGTTAAAGCACTTATTCCCTTGTCTTTTTTACTTTTATTAATTACTGCCACAGGATATTTTATTAAAAACTTTAATGCCTACAAAGGTTTACATCCTTTAGAAGAGCATGGGATTAAAGATGAAATTGAAGAAATGACAAAAAGCATAGATAAGGAAGAAACAAAATGA
- the dctP gene encoding TRAP transporter substrate-binding protein DctP — MTLFSKTTKFLIAATVIAGLSTTAVAKEKVYKWKLATTWGPTLSPFIDAPKNMAKMVKEMSNGRLLIRVDASNKHKAAFGILDMVKGGQYDMGHSASYYWKGKDINTLPFTTMPFGMTAPEQYAWFYYGGGMDLMQKVYSKHKVLSYPGGNTGNQMGGWFRKEINSLEDLKGLKMRIPGFAGEIMAKLGLTVTNIPSGELYTSLERGTIDALEWVGPGMDIKMGFHKVAPYYYTGWHEPGTELQYLINIKKYNKLPKDLQKILITAVRLTAYDMYAQNYAMSAEAWSKMGKEYPNIKVKTFPKSVMDAMKKTNKELLIEKTKGQPLLKEILDSQAAFQKKAREWTKMSDFLYLKDNL, encoded by the coding sequence ATGACGTTATTTAGTAAAACTACTAAGTTTCTTATTGCTGCTACTGTAATTGCTGGGTTAAGCACTACAGCAGTGGCTAAAGAAAAAGTATACAAATGGAAACTGGCAACTACTTGGGGGCCAACATTATCACCTTTCATTGATGCACCAAAGAATATGGCAAAAATGGTTAAAGAAATGTCAAATGGTAGACTTCTTATTAGAGTAGATGCTTCTAATAAACATAAAGCTGCTTTTGGTATTTTAGATATGGTTAAGGGTGGTCAGTATGATATGGGTCACTCAGCATCATATTATTGGAAAGGAAAAGATATTAATACTTTACCTTTTACAACTATGCCTTTTGGTATGACTGCTCCTGAGCAATATGCATGGTTTTACTACGGTGGTGGTATGGACTTAATGCAAAAAGTATATTCAAAACATAAAGTATTATCTTATCCTGGTGGAAATACTGGAAATCAAATGGGTGGATGGTTCAGAAAAGAAATTAATTCATTAGAAGATTTAAAAGGTCTTAAAATGAGAATTCCTGGTTTTGCTGGTGAGATTATGGCTAAATTAGGTCTTACTGTTACTAATATTCCTTCAGGTGAATTATATACATCTTTAGAGAGAGGTACAATTGATGCTCTTGAATGGGTTGGGCCTGGAATGGACATCAAAATGGGATTCCATAAAGTTGCACCATACTATTATACAGGATGGCATGAACCAGGTACTGAGTTACAATATTTGATTAATATCAAAAAATACAACAAATTACCAAAAGATTTACAAAAAATCTTAATTACTGCTGTTAGATTAACTGCTTATGACATGTATGCTCAAAATTATGCAATGTCAGCTGAAGCATGGTCAAAAATGGGTAAAGAATATCCAAATATTAAAGTTAAAACTTTTCCTAAATCTGTAATGGATGCTATGAAGAAAACGAACAAAGAATTATTAATTGAAAAAACTAAAGGGCAACCTTTATTAAAAGAAATTTTAGACTCTCAAGCTGCTTTTCAAAAGAAAGCAAGAGAATGGACTAAAATGTCTGACTTCTTATACTTAAAAGACAACTTATAA
- a CDS encoding response regulator transcription factor: protein MKILLLEDNVKLNSTIKKRLELKDYQIDAFIDGQEAYDAIHNGYSCFVLDINVPNIDGIKILKKIREQYIDTPVIIISASVELELIKESYDFGCNDYLKKPFFIDELEIKIQKLCITEDEKIKFDKNSYFDFKSSFILLNKKEIRLTKKERLLLNLFLSKQNKVVSFEAIEAYVWEGSFVSLESIRTLIRRLRKTLEKDYIETIVDTGYIFRVNI, encoded by the coding sequence ATGAAAATATTACTTCTTGAAGACAATGTTAAATTAAATTCTACAATAAAAAAACGCCTAGAACTTAAAGATTATCAAATAGATGCTTTTATTGATGGCCAAGAAGCTTACGATGCGATTCATAATGGTTACTCGTGTTTTGTTTTGGATATTAATGTTCCTAATATTGATGGAATAAAGATTTTAAAAAAAATACGAGAACAGTATATTGATACCCCTGTTATTATTATTTCTGCTTCTGTTGAATTGGAATTAATCAAAGAGTCTTATGATTTTGGCTGCAACGATTATCTTAAAAAACCTTTTTTTATTGATGAATTAGAAATAAAAATACAAAAACTATGTATTACAGAAGATGAAAAAATAAAGTTTGATAAAAACTCATATTTCGATTTTAAATCTTCTTTTATACTTTTAAATAAAAAAGAAATACGTTTAACAAAAAAAGAAAGATTACTTTTAAACTTATTTTTAAGTAAACAGAACAAAGTAGTATCTTTTGAAGCTATTGAGGCTTATGTATGGGAAGGTTCCTTTGTTTCTTTAGAATCTATAAGGACACTTATACGAAGGCTTAGAAAAACCCTAGAAAAAGACTATATTGAAACCATTGTTGATACTGGTTATATTTTTAGAGTTAACATATAG
- a CDS encoding PAS domain-containing protein, whose product MKYIFVLLLLTLNLFSKEVLLIHSYHKGYIWSDDISKSIEEKLKPYENIELTTVYMDTKRVAGPIYLDKLASLYKDQFQKRKFDLIIASDNNAFDFVIRYHDYLFKDLPVLFCGINNFDKNLLYENNMNKYMTGVVEQVDLEKNFELILKLHPKMKNLLILNDKSKTGLAMRRDLRAIIKKYKKIINIEYIDNMDIEKIEEKVSKLTDDTIILYVLLFKDKTGKYFSHKKSFQQIKKKATVPIYGLWDFYLNYGIVGGLLTSALSQGDAVSEMALDILLRNKKIKDIPILEKSPNRYIFDYKELQKFDIDIEPFVKDYILINEPSTIYKEYTKFVVLSLISIFILSVMVLSMRANIQRRKVMAEDLQNIVRFDRVLLNTMPSPIYYKNRNGKLLGCNEAFSTLFSMEKKDVIGKTAHDFYPYDLAVKNENIDKELFKTQGTNNSELTLHFPNGSMKNILLNKAVYLNSDGSIGGIVCIMDDITERLQQKQFLIQQGKLAEMGDMIAAIAHQWNEPLVELSAQVQDIQTSYLLEDLQKVHMDDFVNDSMVQIKYMSKTLSDFRNFLKPSTKRTLFSIKNSFDEIFEIVGKQLFYSNISTTIEYNNEKKELLIYGFENEFKQVLLNIINNAKNKILEKETNEKFKLTIKINSDETYNIIEIIDDGGIIDEKIINSIFDPYFTTKEEGTGFGLYMAKVIIEDKMMGNIRVHNHANLVVFTIKIPHIIGEENENITS is encoded by the coding sequence ATGAAATATATTTTTGTACTCTTATTATTAACACTTAATCTTTTTTCAAAAGAAGTATTATTGATTCACTCCTATCACAAAGGCTATATTTGGAGTGATGATATCTCAAAAAGTATAGAAGAAAAACTAAAACCCTATGAAAATATAGAACTTACTACTGTTTATATGGATACTAAAAGAGTTGCTGGACCTATTTATTTAGATAAGTTGGCTTCTTTATATAAAGATCAATTTCAAAAAAGAAAATTTGACTTAATAATTGCCAGTGATAATAATGCTTTTGATTTTGTCATTCGTTATCATGATTATCTATTTAAAGACCTTCCTGTCTTATTTTGCGGTATTAACAACTTTGACAAAAACCTTTTATATGAAAACAATATGAATAAATATATGACAGGGGTAGTTGAACAAGTTGATTTAGAAAAGAACTTTGAATTAATTCTAAAACTCCATCCTAAAATGAAAAATTTACTTATTTTAAATGATAAATCAAAAACGGGCTTAGCAATGAGACGTGATTTACGTGCCATAATCAAAAAATACAAAAAAATAATTAATATTGAATACATAGATAATATGGATATAGAAAAAATTGAAGAAAAAGTTTCAAAACTAACAGATGACACAATAATATTATATGTATTACTCTTTAAAGATAAAACAGGGAAATATTTCTCTCATAAAAAGAGTTTCCAACAAATAAAGAAAAAAGCAACTGTTCCTATTTACGGCTTATGGGATTTTTATTTAAATTATGGAATTGTAGGTGGTTTATTAACATCAGCACTTTCTCAAGGCGATGCAGTATCAGAAATGGCTTTGGATATTTTACTAAGAAACAAAAAAATAAAAGACATACCTATTTTAGAAAAATCACCAAATAGGTATATATTTGACTATAAAGAGCTTCAAAAATTTGATATTGATATTGAACCTTTTGTAAAAGATTATATTTTAATTAATGAACCCTCCACTATTTATAAAGAATATACAAAATTTGTTGTTTTGTCTTTAATTTCAATTTTTATACTCTCAGTAATGGTTTTAAGTATGAGAGCCAATATTCAAAGACGAAAAGTAATGGCAGAAGACCTTCAAAATATTGTAAGATTTGATAGAGTTTTATTAAATACCATGCCAAGTCCTATTTATTATAAAAACAGAAATGGAAAACTTTTAGGCTGTAATGAAGCTTTTTCAACACTTTTTTCTATGGAGAAAAAGGACGTTATTGGCAAAACTGCCCATGATTTTTATCCTTATGATTTGGCTGTAAAAAATGAAAATATTGACAAAGAACTCTTTAAAACACAAGGCACCAATAATTCTGAACTTACCTTACATTTTCCAAATGGATCAATGAAAAATATTCTTTTAAATAAAGCTGTTTATCTGAATTCAGATGGAAGTATTGGAGGAATTGTATGTATTATGGATGATATTACTGAGCGTTTACAGCAAAAACAATTTTTAATACAACAAGGAAAACTTGCAGAAATGGGAGATATGATTGCAGCAATTGCCCATCAATGGAACGAACCTTTAGTAGAATTAAGTGCTCAAGTGCAAGATATACAAACCTCGTATTTATTAGAAGACTTACAAAAAGTACATATGGATGATTTTGTTAATGACTCTATGGTGCAAATAAAATATATGTCAAAAACCTTAAGTGATTTTAGAAATTTTTTAAAACCTTCTACAAAAAGAACCCTGTTTTCTATCAAAAATTCTTTTGATGAAATATTTGAAATTGTTGGGAAACAGCTATTTTATTCAAATATAAGCACTACCATTGAATACAATAATGAAAAAAAAGAACTTTTAATTTATGGTTTTGAAAATGAATTTAAACAAGTGCTTTTAAATATTATAAACAATGCAAAAAATAAAATACTTGAAAAAGAAACAAATGAGAAATTTAAACTCACTATAAAAATAAATTCGGATGAGACCTACAATATAATTGAAATAATAGATGATGGTGGTATTATTGATGAGAAAATCATTAATTCAATTTTTGATCCGTATTTCACAACCAAAGAAGAAGGTACTGGTTTTGGTTTGTATATGGCTAAGGTAATTATTGAAGACAAAATGATGGGAAATATTCGTGTACATAATCACGCTAATTTGGTAGTATTTACAATAAAAATTCCACATATTATAGGAGAAGAGAATGAAAATATTACTTCTTGA
- a CDS encoding LUD domain-containing protein, which produces MTSRETILNKIKQINQTPANDLPSYDNFGITYDNKYTQFSFMLETVGGKSFVSSKEELDALILSLYKDEKNIVSNVKECSLGNFKSNDINDPHDLKDVDLAIVKGEFAIAENGAVWVKNQNNKHRALYFIAQHIVLVVKKDQLINNMHEAYEKISFEEGRYGVFISGPSKTADIEQALVIGAHGPKTGYVIFID; this is translated from the coding sequence ATGACAAGTAGAGAAACAATATTAAACAAGATTAAACAAATCAACCAAACACCAGCAAACGATTTGCCTTCTTATGATAATTTTGGAATTACTTATGATAATAAATACACACAATTTAGTTTTATGCTTGAAACTGTGGGAGGGAAATCCTTCGTAAGTTCAAAAGAAGAATTAGATGCTTTGATTTTGTCTTTATATAAAGATGAAAAAAACATTGTATCAAATGTGAAAGAGTGTAGTTTAGGTAATTTCAAAAGCAATGATATCAATGACCCACATGATTTAAAGGATGTAGATTTAGCAATTGTAAAAGGAGAGTTTGCGATTGCTGAAAATGGTGCGGTTTGGGTAAAAAATCAAAACAATAAACACCGTGCTTTATATTTTATAGCGCAGCATATAGTACTAGTAGTAAAAAAAGATCAGTTAATTAACAATATGCATGAAGCCTATGAAAAAATATCTTTTGAAGAAGGAAGATATGGTGTATTTATATCAGGACCTTCCAAAACAGCTGATATTGAACAAGCACTGGTTATTGGTGCACATGGACCTAAAACAGGTTATGTTATTTTCATAGACTAA
- a CDS encoding lactate utilization protein, whose amino-acid sequence MAKHAINAAAYVKNDERMHWHDKALWFVREKRDKASKTIPEWEELRTFGALIKSHTMNKLDYYLEEFEKNAIKNGIKVHWAKDAQEHNEIVYKILKDKNVKKLVKSKSMLTEECHLNPYLENRGIEVIDTDLGERIVQLRNETPSHIVLPAIHLKRQEVADTFHEKLGTEKGNDDPTYLTRAARSALREDFLSAEAGLTGVNFAIANTGGIVVCTNEGNADMGVSLPKLHIASMGMEKIIPRLIDLSVFTRLLARSAIGQPITSYTSHFHGPIDGGEMHVVIVDNKRAEFLASKDYAKALNCIRCGACMNTCPIYRRSGGHSYEYVIPGPIGSTLAAFKEPKKHNSLPFACTLCGSCTNVCPVKIDLDSQLYKHRQDLGKNGHLDKKKMFSMKIMTYVFERPKLIDFLGKVGRKIMPYIPNKLIYNKFNIWGKTRDIPELPQYSFKELYKKMKEDENDK is encoded by the coding sequence ATGGCAAAACATGCAATAAATGCGGCGGCTTATGTAAAAAATGATGAAAGAATGCATTGGCATGACAAAGCCTTATGGTTTGTAAGAGAAAAAAGAGACAAAGCCAGTAAAACTATTCCAGAATGGGAAGAACTACGTACTTTTGGCGCTTTAATTAAAAGCCATACCATGAATAAACTGGATTATTATTTAGAAGAGTTTGAAAAAAATGCTATAAAAAATGGAATAAAAGTTCATTGGGCAAAAGATGCGCAAGAACACAATGAAATTGTATATAAAATTTTAAAAGATAAAAACGTTAAAAAACTCGTTAAATCAAAATCCATGTTAACAGAAGAGTGTCATTTAAATCCTTATTTAGAAAACAGAGGAATAGAAGTAATTGATACTGATTTAGGGGAGAGAATTGTTCAATTAAGAAATGAAACACCTTCTCATATAGTACTGCCTGCTATTCATTTAAAACGCCAAGAGGTAGCAGATACTTTTCATGAAAAACTGGGTACCGAAAAAGGAAATGATGATCCTACTTATTTAACAAGAGCAGCAAGAAGTGCTTTAAGAGAAGATTTTTTAAGTGCAGAGGCAGGACTTACAGGGGTAAACTTTGCAATAGCCAACACAGGAGGAATTGTTGTTTGTACCAATGAAGGTAATGCAGATATGGGAGTATCTCTTCCTAAATTACATATAGCATCTATGGGAATGGAAAAAATAATTCCAAGATTAATAGATTTAAGTGTATTTACCAGGTTATTAGCACGAAGTGCAATAGGACAACCTATAACGTCTTATACTTCTCATTTCCATGGTCCCATTGATGGAGGAGAAATGCATGTAGTTATTGTTGATAATAAAAGAGCAGAGTTTTTAGCAAGTAAAGATTATGCAAAAGCACTAAATTGTATACGTTGTGGAGCGTGTATGAATACCTGTCCCATTTACAGAAGGAGTGGAGGGCATTCTTATGAGTATGTAATTCCAGGTCCTATAGGTTCAACGCTAGCAGCTTTTAAAGAACCAAAAAAACACAATTCTTTACCTTTTGCCTGTACGCTTTGTGGTTCTTGTACCAATGTTTGTCCTGTTAAAATTGATTTGGATTCACAATTGTATAAACACAGACAAGATTTAGGGAAAAATGGACACTTAGATAAAAAGAAAATGTTTTCAATGAAAATAATGACTTATGTATTTGAGCGACCTAAATTAATAGATTTTTTAGGAAAAGTAGGAAGAAAAATCATGCCTTATATTCCCAATAAACTTATTTATAATAAATTCAACATTTGGGGGAAAACAAGAGATATTCCAGAACTCCCGCAATACTCATTTAAAGAGTTGTATAAAAAAATGAAAGAAGATGAAAATGACAAGTAG